Proteins from a single region of Methanocella sp.:
- the mtrG gene encoding tetrahydromethanopterin S-methyltransferase subunit MtrG: MIPAAAVDPVEFSAVQKRLDAIEEKVEFTNSEIQQSAGITLGREVGILYGFLFGVLIYVAYSIIMSIV, from the coding sequence AGTTGACCCGGTAGAGTTCTCGGCCGTGCAAAAGAGGCTCGACGCGATCGAGGAGAAGGTGGAGTTCACCAACTCCGAGATACAGCAGAGCGCAGGCATAACTCTGGGCAGAGAAGTAGGCATCCTCTACGGATTCCTCTTCGGCGTATTGATCTACGTAGCGTACAGTATTATAATGTCGATCGTGTAA